Proteins from a single region of Aminivibrio sp.:
- a CDS encoding DNA replication/repair protein RecF: MWCSEYLVRNFRNLSPVRISWEPGLNLVTGKNGAGKTNCLEGLHLLTGWGPFGERKDLPSWRGEGDRAYITGSFCGEEDLFLAMAVGGSTVVKCDGKRVSFPEVRARVPALAFLPGDMALLDGSPSIRRNFLDRICALLFPQYARRISDFRRVVRHRTVLLRAGKRTEPVSRAMAPLAAWIWSCREEAVGLLSLGLAHFPDLSPAPLELAHIRGGGSGTEDPLDDWWNSLESWSEREKKSCLSLVGPHRDNLLVRTGGREAAVFFSRGQMRRASVAIMLAAGKAVEARLRRKPLILLDEIASELDREGRKITVASLAGTGWQVVAAAAEMPGNEWPGRMWKVEDGAVLPCR; the protein is encoded by the coding sequence ATGTGGTGCTCCGAGTATCTTGTAAGAAACTTCCGCAATCTTTCTCCTGTCAGGATTTCCTGGGAACCGGGACTGAACCTGGTCACCGGAAAAAACGGGGCAGGGAAGACCAATTGTCTTGAAGGACTCCATCTTCTGACGGGATGGGGTCCTTTCGGCGAAAGAAAAGACCTTCCCTCCTGGCGGGGGGAAGGCGACAGGGCGTATATCACCGGTTCCTTCTGCGGCGAGGAAGACCTGTTTCTCGCCATGGCTGTCGGCGGTTCCACCGTGGTGAAGTGCGACGGAAAGAGGGTTTCCTTTCCCGAGGTCCGGGCGAGGGTTCCCGCCCTCGCCTTTCTCCCCGGGGATATGGCCCTGTTGGACGGATCTCCCTCTATTCGTCGCAATTTTCTGGATAGGATATGTGCTCTTCTTTTTCCTCAGTACGCCAGGAGGATCAGCGATTTTCGGAGGGTGGTCCGCCACAGAACCGTTCTCCTCAGGGCGGGCAAAAGAACGGAGCCCGTATCCAGGGCCATGGCTCCCCTGGCGGCGTGGATTTGGTCGTGCAGGGAAGAGGCTGTAGGACTTCTTTCCCTCGGGCTGGCCCATTTTCCGGACCTTTCCCCAGCTCCTCTGGAGCTTGCCCATATCCGGGGAGGGGGTTCGGGAACGGAAGATCCCCTCGATGACTGGTGGAATTCTCTCGAATCCTGGAGCGAGAGGGAAAAGAAAAGCTGCCTTTCCCTGGTAGGCCCTCATCGGGATAACCTCCTGGTCCGGACGGGCGGACGGGAAGCGGCGGTTTTTTTCAGCAGAGGCCAGATGCGAAGGGCCTCCGTTGCTATTATGCTTGCTGCGGGTAAAGCTGTGGAGGCACGGTTGAGGCGGAAGCCCCTGATACTTCTCGATGAAATAGCCTCCGAGCTCGACCGGGAAGGACGGAAAATAACCGTGGCCTCCCTGGCGGGAACTGGGTGGCAGGTTGTGGCGGCGGCGGCGGAGATGCCGGGAAACGAGTGGCCCGGCAGAATGTGGAAAGTGGAGGATGGAGCGGTGCTTCCCTGCCGCTGA
- the dnaN gene encoding DNA polymerase III subunit beta, whose product MRLQINKGEFMKNWQIAERNTSSKSTINSLTGILLRASGMDDENTVRLEATDLKTSVKCISRGILVEEEGEAVLPVKVVGELFKKAPTNIFTVSVTDGKGLIIAGRNKYKFTTYPSREFPTLPASESAPFFCTISASELLRTISEGTVASTVGEEFPKYLGTAFFQMKDGELRVISTDGRRLSLSKCYPAEKGEDGDFLLPITGLKELQRLLSSIEGETPIRILADTTLVFFQMGNLEFSVRRVEAAFPNYEKILNPQSTTSIDVNRDALVAALERVDIIVREFSRMVLFRLSPRGDLVLMGKAPETGAVEEILDGKIEGEPLTVAFNVGFLLDGLKALYGDRAFISFNGSDGQMTMLRPDQKDFLYMVMPIKLTESDLSFEENNGEEEDVSTE is encoded by the coding sequence GTGAGACTTCAGATCAACAAGGGAGAGTTCATGAAAAACTGGCAGATTGCCGAAAGAAACACCAGTTCCAAAAGCACCATAAACTCCCTCACGGGCATACTCCTGAGAGCCTCCGGCATGGACGATGAAAACACCGTTCGTCTCGAGGCTACCGACCTGAAAACATCCGTCAAGTGCATCTCCAGAGGAATCCTGGTGGAAGAAGAAGGAGAAGCGGTCCTGCCGGTCAAGGTGGTGGGGGAGCTCTTTAAAAAAGCGCCCACGAACATTTTCACCGTTTCCGTCACCGACGGGAAGGGACTGATCATCGCCGGAAGAAACAAGTATAAGTTCACCACCTACCCTTCCAGAGAATTTCCCACCCTTCCCGCATCGGAAAGCGCCCCCTTTTTCTGTACCATAAGCGCTTCTGAACTGCTCCGGACCATCTCCGAGGGGACCGTGGCAAGCACCGTGGGAGAAGAATTCCCCAAGTACCTCGGTACGGCATTCTTCCAGATGAAGGACGGGGAGCTCAGAGTCATCTCCACCGACGGACGCAGGCTTTCCCTTTCAAAATGTTACCCGGCGGAGAAGGGAGAGGACGGCGATTTTCTTCTGCCCATTACCGGACTGAAGGAACTGCAGCGGTTACTTTCCTCCATTGAGGGAGAAACCCCCATACGGATTCTCGCCGATACCACCTTGGTTTTCTTTCAGATGGGCAACCTTGAATTCTCCGTCCGGAGGGTGGAGGCTGCATTCCCGAACTACGAAAAGATCCTGAACCCCCAAAGCACCACAAGCATTGACGTGAATCGGGACGCCCTCGTGGCGGCCCTCGAGCGGGTTGATATTATCGTCAGGGAATTCAGCCGAATGGTTCTCTTCCGTCTTTCTCCCCGGGGAGACCTCGTCCTCATGGGAAAAGCGCCCGAAACAGGAGCGGTGGAGGAAATCCTCGACGGAAAGATCGAAGGGGAACCCCTGACGGTGGCTTTCAACGTGGGATTTCTTCTCGACGGGTTGAAGGCCCTCTACGGCGACCGGGCTTTCATCAGCTTCAACGGCTCCGATGGACAGATGACCATGCTCCGGCCCGACCAGAAGGACTTCCTGTACATGGTCATGCCCATCAAGCTTACGGAAAGCGACCTCTCCTTCGAGGAAAACAACGGGGAAGAGGAGGATGTTTCCACAGAATAG